TCACGACGGAAGATCTTCTGCGCAACGCCGGCGGCTCCCTGGCTGACTATCCGTCTCGCTAGGGGTATCTCCACAGCTATCTGGCTATCCATCAAGCTCTGTCCATCGGGGTACACCTGAATAAACATCTCTTTCGTTGCGCTATTGTGTGTACAACAGGGTGGATGTAATATTTCCTTTAACACTTATGTGAGGAAGTCTTAATGTCGTCGAGCGCCACCGGCCAGATCATCGGATACGTCCGAGTCAGCACCGCGGACCAAAACCCTGCGCGGCAGATCGACGCTCTCGGCACCGTGGACAAGACCTTCACAGACGAGCTCAGCGGCAAGAACCGTGATCGGCCGGAGCTGACCGAGATGATCGACTACGCCCGAGCCGGGGACACCGTCCGGGTGAAGAGTCCTGATCGGCTCTCCCGCTCCACGATCGACCTGCTGAACATCATCAAGGAGCTCAAAGCCAAGGGCGTTGCGGTGGAGTTCGTGGATAACCCGCAACTGAACACCGACGACAAGATGGGCAGCTTCATGATCACGATCCTCGCCGCCGTGGCCGAGATGGAGCGTGCCACGATCCGGGAGCGTCAGGCCGAGGGGATCCTGCTGGCTAAAGAGCGGGGCGTCTACGACCGCGGACCCAAGCTCACCAAGGAACAGATATCCGAGGCGCGTGAGCGCATCGACCTCGGTGTCCCTAAGGCTGCGGTCGCCCGTGACCTCGGGGTCTCACGCTCCACGCTCTACGCAGCATTGGCAGGCACTGGGCGATACGAGCAGGTCGGCGACGCGCCACAAACCGCGACCACTGAATAACTGCAGGTCAGGGTCGCGCGTTATGAGTTAGGTCCTAACTCATAAAAATTAGAGAAGTTGTTATGAGATAGCGAGAGGAAGCCCTCATGGGTTCGGAAGAGAAGCGGTACCGCGATCGCCACGAGCAACCCAGCAGCTCATAGCTGACTGGGATCGTGAAGATCCTTTGAAAGGGACCCCATGGCGAAGAAGAAAACCCGCAACGAGCGCATCAACGAGAAGCTAAACAAGGGAATCTCCCACATCCAGGCCGAGATCGAGGTGACTCAGGAGGACCACGACGCCAAGATCGCCGTGCTCAAGCGCCGTCAGGAGACCGAGACCTCCAGGATCAGAGAGATCATGATCACGGTCCTCAATGAGGAACACCCGGACCTGTTCGCTGAGGTGGAGGCCAAGGCCCGACGCCGCTTCGAGGACGCTGCGGAGAAGCGCCGAGCGCGGGCCAAGAACGCGGCGAGCCCAGCACAGCACAACGAGACACCCGAGGATCGCGGCATCTGGGGGCAACAGGGTGGACCGGCGCAGGATCCTCCTCAATAACGCTTCGCGCTCGACACAGGCATAAGCCCCAGCACCAAATCGGCGCTGGGGCTTATCTGCCACTGAGATTTTGACGTTGGCGATCAGCTCAGTTCTCGAATAAATAGCCGTAGTCATCGCTCCACGCGGCGCGAACCTGGCGACGTTATCAGCGGGCTTGATGAGGACCGTCGCAGTGCATGATCGGGCTAGCTGGTGCACGGTGCTATTCGTCTGTGATTCGCAGCGTCGGGCATCACCCGTTGCACGTAAGGCCATCCCTCAACGCGCATCGAGGCTGTGAATCGCAGCGATAAGTGGCGGTGTTCTCACGACGATAAATGTCGCAGGTGGATGCCGTGAGCAGGCCTGTCGTATCACAGCAGTGTTAGG
The nucleotide sequence above comes from Nesterenkonia halotolerans. Encoded proteins:
- a CDS encoding recombinase family protein, which translates into the protein MSSSATGQIIGYVRVSTADQNPARQIDALGTVDKTFTDELSGKNRDRPELTEMIDYARAGDTVRVKSPDRLSRSTIDLLNIIKELKAKGVAVEFVDNPQLNTDDKMGSFMITILAAVAEMERATIRERQAEGILLAKERGVYDRGPKLTKEQISEARERIDLGVPKAAVARDLGVSRSTLYAALAGTGRYEQVGDAPQTATTE